One genomic region from Fictibacillus marinisediminis encodes:
- the hcp gene encoding hydroxylamine reductase, whose product MFCYQCEQTPTGGCKTIGVCGKDENIASLQDTIIFGLKGIAAYRTHANQLGYTDPFVDATTHEALYMTLTNSNFNVQEHIDMAMKVGKAAVRVMELLDKAHTDRLGIPEPIKISQNKIEGNAIVVTGHNLFALEHLLKQTEGKGINIYTHSEMLPAHGYPKLKKYPHLKGNIGKAWYDQRRLFEKFPGAILATTNCVMPIKGTYADRMFSYEVAGLEHVQKIENDDFTPLIQRALELPEVNIESDETLLTGFHHQTVIGIAPEIIQAVKDKKIKRFFVIAGCDAPGKGGEYYRKLATSLPPETVILTTSCGKFRFNDVDYGDVPGTNIPRYIDLGQCNNSVSTVKIALVLADAFDCEVNELPVSIVLSWFEQKAVAILLGLFSLGIQDIRIGPKPPEFISQGVMQVLQDTFNLKLIGDVEEDMNAMLS is encoded by the coding sequence ATGTTTTGTTATCAATGTGAGCAAACTCCAACTGGCGGCTGTAAAACCATAGGTGTATGTGGGAAAGATGAAAATATTGCCAGTTTACAAGATACTATCATATTTGGCTTAAAAGGAATTGCTGCTTACCGGACGCACGCAAATCAATTAGGGTACACGGATCCCTTCGTTGATGCGACCACTCATGAAGCGTTATATATGACGCTTACAAACTCGAACTTTAATGTACAGGAACATATTGATATGGCAATGAAAGTTGGGAAAGCGGCTGTTCGTGTAATGGAGTTGTTGGACAAAGCACATACAGATCGTTTAGGAATTCCTGAACCGATTAAAATATCGCAAAATAAGATAGAAGGAAATGCCATTGTAGTAACTGGTCATAATTTATTTGCATTGGAACACCTTTTAAAGCAAACAGAAGGAAAAGGGATAAATATTTATACTCACTCTGAAATGCTGCCGGCACACGGTTATCCAAAACTTAAAAAGTATCCGCACTTAAAAGGAAATATCGGTAAAGCCTGGTATGATCAACGCCGCTTGTTTGAAAAGTTTCCGGGTGCCATTTTAGCAACGACCAACTGTGTGATGCCGATTAAAGGAACGTATGCCGACAGAATGTTCTCCTATGAAGTGGCCGGCTTAGAACATGTTCAAAAAATTGAAAATGATGATTTTACTCCATTAATTCAGCGAGCATTGGAGCTTCCTGAGGTGAATATTGAATCTGACGAAACATTACTTACAGGGTTCCACCATCAAACTGTCATTGGTATAGCTCCTGAAATCATCCAAGCGGTAAAGGATAAAAAGATTAAACGTTTCTTTGTCATTGCCGGTTGTGACGCACCTGGAAAGGGTGGAGAGTACTATCGAAAACTAGCCACATCCCTGCCACCGGAAACGGTCATTTTAACCACTTCATGTGGCAAATTCCGTTTCAATGATGTAGATTACGGAGACGTACCCGGAACGAATATTCCACGCTATATCGACCTTGGCCAATGCAATAACTCCGTTTCAACTGTAAAAATTGCACTAGTTCTGGCCGATGCATTCGATTGTGAAGTAAACGAACTCCCTGTTAGCATCGTTCTTTCTTGGTTTGAACAAAAAGCGGTTGCCATTCTACTCGGATTGTTCAGTCTTGGCATCCAAGACATCCGTATCGGACCCAAACCTCCTGAGTTTATCTCACAGGGTGTAATGCAAGTATTACAAGACACCTTTAATCTAAAGCTCATTGGGGATGTCGAGGAAGATATGAATGCCATGCTTTCTTAA
- a CDS encoding nucleotide pyrophosphohydrolase, translating into MQHLIDEIRKFRDERNWGPHHNPKDLALSITLEAAELLENFQWKESQEAVDGNLEDIKDELADVIIYSLQLADRLDVDVNEIVRNKMEKNAVKYPVK; encoded by the coding sequence ATGCAGCATTTAATAGATGAAATCCGAAAATTCCGGGACGAACGAAATTGGGGCCCTCATCATAATCCAAAAGACCTTGCCCTTTCCATAACGCTTGAAGCCGCTGAACTGCTGGAAAACTTCCAGTGGAAAGAAAGCCAGGAAGCGGTCGATGGGAACCTGGAAGACATTAAAGATGAATTGGCTGACGTAATCATCTACTCCCTTCAGCTGGCGGACAGGCTTGATGTGGATGTAAACGAGATTGTACGTAACAAGATGGAGAAGAATGCGGTAAAGTATCCAGTAAAATAA